In Hippoglossus stenolepis isolate QCI-W04-F060 chromosome 20, HSTE1.2, whole genome shotgun sequence, the following are encoded in one genomic region:
- the psmc1b gene encoding proteasome 26S subunit, ATPase 1b encodes MGQSQSGGHGPGGGKKDDKDKKKKYEPPIPTRVGKRKKKTKGPDAASKLPLVTPHTQCRLKLLKQERIKDYLLMEEEFIRNQEQMKPLEEKQEEERSKVDDLRGTPMSVGTLEEIIDDNHAIVSTSVGSEHYVSILSFVDKDLLEPGCSVLLNHKVHAVIGVLMDDTDPLVTVMKVEKAPQETYADIGGLDNQIQEIKESVELPLTHPEYYEEMGIKPPKGVILYGPPGTGKTLLAKAVANQTSATFLRVVGSELIQKYLGDGPKLVRELFRVAEEHAPSIVFIDEIDAIGTKRYDSNSGGEREIQRTMLELLNQLDGFDSRGDVKVIMATNRIETLDPALIRPGRIDRKIEFPLPDEKTKRRIFSIHTSRMTVADDVTLDDLILAKDDLSGADIKAICTEAGLMALRERRMKVTNEDFKKSKENVLYKKQEGTPEGLYL; translated from the exons GATAAGAAAAAGAAGTACGAGCCTCCAATTCCCACCAGAGTTGgtaagagaaagaagaagacaaagggaCCAGATGCTGCCAGCAAACTACCATTGG TCACCCCTCACACTCAATGCcgcctgaagctgctgaagcagGAGCGTATCAAAGACTACctactgatggaggaggagttCATCAGGAACCAGGAGCAGATGAAACCCCtggaagagaagcaggag GAGGAGAGGTCAAAGGTGGACGACCTGAGAGGGACACCTATGTCTGTGGGCACCCTGGAGGAAATCATTGACGACAACCACGCAATTGTTTCCACCTCAGTGGGATCAGAGCATTACGTCAGCATCCTGTCATTTGTGGATAAGGATTTGTTGGAGCCGGGCTGCTCCGTCCTGCTCAACCACAAG GTTCATGCTGTGATTGGGGTGCTGATGGACGACACTGATCCCCTGGTAACAGTCATGAAGGTGGAGAAGGCCCCACAAGAAACATATGCTGACATTGGAGGACTGGACAATCAAATCCAGGAGATCAAG GAGTCAGTGGAGCTGCCTCTTACACATCCAGAGTATTATGAAGAGATGGGCATTAAGCCGCCCAAGGGTGTCATCCTATATGGTCCACCTGGCACAG GTAAAACCCTGCTCGCCAAGGCCGTAGCCAATCAGACATCAGCCACGTTTCTGCGTGTGGTGGGCTCAGAGCTGATCCAGAAGTACCTGGGAGATGGGCCCAAGCTGGTCCGAGAGCTCTTCAGGGTGGCAGAGGAACATGCCCCCTCCATCGTCTTCATCGACGAGATCGACGCCATCGGCACCAAGAG GTACGACTCCAACTCTGGAGGCGAGCGGGAGATCCAGAGGACCATGCTGGAGCTGCTCAACCAGCTTGACGGCTTCGACTCGCGCGGAGACGTGAAAGTTATCATGGCCACCAATCGGATAGAGACCCTGGATCCAGCACTCATCAGACCTG gGAGAATCGACCGTAAGATCGAGTTTCCACTGCCAGATGAGAAGACCAAGAGGAGGATCTTCTCCATCCATACCAGCCGCATGACAGTCGCAGATGATGTCACCCTTGATGACCTCATCCTGGCTAAGGATGACCTATCAGGAGCAGACATCAAG GCCATCTGCACAGAAGCCGGCCTCATGGCTTTGCGAGAGCGCCGCATGAAAGTCACCAACGAGGATTTCAAGAAATCCAAGGAGAACGTCCTGTACAAGAAGCAGGAGGGAACACCAGAGGGGCTTTACCTCTAA